The Oscillatoria acuminata PCC 6304 genomic interval GTTTGAGTTCGTGGTGTGGCGGTCCCTCTCTGCCACCCCGAAACTCGACGACTTGTTAGGAAACCTGCTGCAAACCCTTTCCACTCAAAAGAAACCGGATATTCCTGATGATCTTAGTGGCAGAATTTTAAGACTGCTAGACTTCCTGAAAAAGAATCGCTGCCTGATTATCTTAGACGATATCGATGCCTTGCTCAAGGAGGATGAACTCGCTGGGAATTATCGTCCAGGATTTGAAAACTATCGGGATTTCATCAAGCGTATTGCGGAAACCAAGCATCAAAGCTGTTTCGTCCTCGTCACCACGGAAGAACCGGCTGAAATTGCCTTGTTGCATGGGGAAAAAGTCCAAACCCTGCAACCGATGGATTCCCATGAAATCGCCCGGGAAATCTTTGCCGATAAAGGAGTGGCCCCCACGGACAAAGAGTGGAGCGAACTGGTTAAACGCTATGGAGATAATCTCTTGGCGTATAAAATTGTGGCCCCGACTATTAAAGAATTCTTTAATGGAAACACCGCCACTTTCCTCAAAGCCACGGAGTTGTTTATCGAAGATACGCTAACTCATTTACTAGAGCAGCATTTTGGGCGCTTATCTTCCTCAGAAGAAGAGATTTTGTACTGGTTGGCGATCGCCAAGACTCCGGTTACTCTCTCCCGCTTGCGCGAGGATATGTTATTACCCGTATCCCTCTCGGATATGCTCAAAAATCTCGACTCCTTGGATCGCCGCGCTTTAATCGAAAAACAGGAAACAGCCAGCGATATTTTCTTCACCTTACAACCGTTGATGATGAAGTTTGCCACCACTAAATTAGTGGCAAATGCCTGTGAAGAAATTAAAGAGTTGGTGAAAACTCAAAAACTGTCAAGTTTAAGACTGTTAATCCAACTCAATCTCGGCACAGTCCAGCAGACTTCCGGCAAAAAAGGCAAAGCTGCTGCTGCTGCTCAAAAACCCCAAATGTTGCAACAGATTAAAAACCAGTTGCAATTTTTCGTGATGCGAAGTGGGGGATATGATGAGTTGATCACTCAACTCGAAGCCATTGCTGGAAAACTCGAAGATAAAACCCAGATGGATGTGGGATATGCCAGCGCTAATCTGCGTAACTTGCTTGCGATTATGGCGGGTTAAATGGGGTTGCCTCTAGGCGATCACTCGCCTAGAGAACCCCATCCAACTCGGGGAAATTTGGCCTAAGGTAGACAGCTTTTCCCAAAAAAAATGCTTTCACCGTTGCAAAAGAGCCAAGTTTCCCCTCGCTCATCTTCGAGCCAATCATCTTTTAAAATGGGTTGTGAGTTACTGTATTAATCCCAACTGCATCCAGCGGGAAAATCCGGATACCGAGAGTCACTGCGGCAACTGCGGTTCTCCCTTGCTAATTTGCGATCGCTATCGCATCAAAACCCCCTTGCGAGACCCAAATCCCGCTTATCCCTGCGATATCTATGAAGTCCAGGATTGGGGAGAACAGGAATGGGGAACCCCCAAGGTGATGAAAGTCCTTAAATTTACCACTCAGCCTGATTTTGTCCGCTTGTTTAAGCAAGAGGCGCGAGTTTTAATCTGGTTGCGACATCCGAGGATTCCCCAGGTAGAACCAGGGGGATATTTTATCCTCACCCTTGGCGATCGCAAATCTCTCCAGGGCTTTGTCATGGAAAAAAAAGCCGGAACAACCCTAGAAGAACAGATTGAGAAACAGGGTCCTATTTCTGAAACCATCGCAGGCAACTGGTTAGCACAGTTGATGGAAATTATCAGTACAATTCATCGCGAAGGGTTGGTGCATCGAGATATTAAACCCAGCAATCTGATTCTCACACCCGATGGACAAGTACAACTCATTGATTTTGGCAGTGTCGCCGATCACCACAATCGAAGTACCCGGGTGGGAACTTCGGGTTATGCGCCACCGGAACAACTCCTCGGAGATACCCAACCGCAATCGGATTTTTTTGCGATCGCCCGGACCTGTTTATATGCCTTAACCGGCTTAACCCCCCTCGACTTTCCCGAAACCCCTCAAGGACATCTGATCTGGCGCAGTCACCTTCCAAATCTCACCGATGAGTTGGCACAGTTACTCGATGACTTGATGGCACCCGACTGGCACAGTCGCCCCCAAACGGCACAAGCTATTTTAACCCGTTTAAACTCGTTTGCATCAGAAATTGGAGAGTAGATTGTACACCGATTGCTGTTTTGGTACATTAATAAGTAGCGGCTATCCGGTGTTTTCAGTGAGATGTAATAGAATGTTTAATTTTGAGTTAGGACTGATGCAAATTTGGGGCTAACCCTCACGGAAAGAGAACCCTACATCAATCACTTTTACTATCTATAAGTCTTGATTACGGGTAATTTTTGTTAGTTATAGGGGTTATCTTATATTAGACCGGTCAATGTGGTAAATTTAATGACGAAGTGCGAAACGTTTGGGAGTGAAATAAGGCTGAAATGCCTGAAATAACCCCCAGTGAGGCTTTAACCCCCCTTGGGTTAGATAAAGGGACTCGTCCCAGATGACCTCATAACTGTCTATGCGTGTCCAAATGAGTTACCAATTTGGTACTCAAGGTAGGACGGCACAGGGTTCTGATGAGTAGTGCAATAATTTGTTGGCAACACTTTTCAGGTGCAACGGCGATAGCCACCCCCAGTTTTAGGAGTCACGACCCTAGGATTGAAGCGGGGAACGGAAGGCTCTAAGAGGTAGCCCAACACCACAATAGAGACCACTGCCAATCGCTCATGGCTAAGGAAACTGAATGTCCGGCTTGAACTCTCGTAAAAAATGAGCAGTGAAATGGGATGAAACACTGCATCCAAAAAGGATACGTGGAAAGGTAGAGGCTTTTCGTATTCCTCTACACAAACCCTCAATTCCACCGGGAGATAGGACAAGCCTAAAAGCGAATCACCCACATAGACGGAACGTTATAACCCCTCAGATGCTCTTAGTAATTGGTCGATTACCTAAGTAGTGATAAGTGTAAGCGTCAGCACTGAGGGGGTGAGATGTAACCCGAAGCAAAACGCCATTCGGTAATGGAATGGATAGGCTAACAGGTTACGGTTTAGATGCAAGGAAAGGATGACAGTAGCAATGAATACGGTTAAAACGAGTTTAAAGACTACGGAAACATGGAACGCAATTCCTTGGACAAAAGTTCAAAGAAAAGTATTTAAGTTGCAAAAACGTATTTTCCAAGCGGCTAAATCGGGACAGGATGCCAAAGCAAGAAGGTTGCAAAAACTTCTAACTTCATCATACTACGCTAGGCTCTTAGCGGTCAGGAAAGTGACCCAAGATAACCAAGGCAAGAAGACGGCAGGGATAGATGGTGTAAAATCCTTAAAACCCAAACAACGTCTCGAACTTGCTAAGGACCTTGGTAAACACTCTAAAGCCAAAGCACTCAGAAGGGTTTGGATTCCCAAACCAGGACGTGATGAAAAGCGCCCATTGGGTATCCCAATCATTAGAGATAGAGCCGAGCAAGCCTTGGTTAAACAAGCCTTAGAACCCGAATGGGAAGCTAGGTTTGAAGGGACGAGCTATGGGTTTCGACCCGGACGCTCTGCTCACGACGCAATAGGTCGTATCTACGCATCCATAAATCAGGGCAGTTACTATGTCCTAGATGCAGATATAACCAAATGCTTCGACAAGATTAACCATGAATACCTACTGTCCAAATTAGATTGTTGTTTACAACACCGTCGCCAAATCAAACAATGGTTAAAGGCAGGGGTAGTGGATAATGGCATATTTGAGGATACTGAAAGCGGGACACCTCAAGGAGGGGTAATAAGTCCACTCCTGGCCAACATTGCATTGGATGGAATGGCCAGGTTAATCGAAGAACTGTATCCAAAAAGGAAAGGTCAGAAAGTCAAGGCCACCTTAATCAGATATGCTGATGATTTCGTAGTAATCTCACCAGAGATTGAAATCATCAATCAATGCAAGATAGCTTTGGAAAACTGGCTAAAGTTTGTAGGACTTGAGCTTAAACCTGAAAAGACCAAAATATGCCACACACTTAGAGAAATCGAAGTAAATGGAGAAAAGGTCACACCAGGATTTGATTTTCTCGGATTTACCATCAGGCAATATCCAGTAGGTAAATACAAGTCCGGGAAAACAGGAGGCGCAAACAGCAGACTAATCGGGCATAAAACCCATATCAAGCCAAGCGCCAAAGCAATCAAAGCCCACAGTGAAGCGCTAAAGGGTGTCATCAAAAATCATAAAACTGCACCCCAAGCGGCTCTGATAAGTAGACTAAACCCAATCATCAGAGGGTGGAGTAATTACTACTCAGGAGTAGTTTCAATGGAAACCTTCAACCAAATGGACCATAATATTTGGCAACAATTGAGGGCATGGACAGTATCAAGATGCGGTCAGGCAAACCTTGAAAAGCTGAGAAAATATTTCCATAAGGTCACGGTTAAAATCGGAAACGGAAAGGAAAGAAATGAGAAGTGGCTGTTTCAAGCAAAAGACGGATTAAGTCTCTGGAAACACTCCTATACTCAAATTACAAGGCATACATTGGTCAAGCCAGAAGCATCCCCGTATGACGGAAATTGGAGTTATTGGGCAACTAGAAGAGGAACCTCATTAGAAGTTCCAATGCGAGTAGCAAAATTGCTTAAAAAGCACTCAGGCCGATGTTCACGTTGCGGACAATATTTCGCAATGGAAGACTTGATGGAGGTTGACCACATCCAGCCACTCTCAATGGGAGGTAAAGATGAATACCGAAATCTACAGTTATTGCATCGGCACTGTCACGATAAAAAGACGGCTGAAGATATGCAGAACGTCAAGTCGTACCAATGACAATGGGCGTCTAAACTAGGAGCCGGATGAGGTGAAAGTCTCATGTCCGGTTCTGAATGGGAGGGGATGGAGGTGACTCCATTCTCGACCCCTAATAAATCAGGGTTTCTTGTAGGGGCGCAATGCTTGCGCCCCTACAATCTAAACACCTTGACAGGGCTAGTTATCTTATATGCAGTATTGATGCAATGTTTACCCTGGAGAATATCCGTCACTTTGAGCCTTGACCTCGCAATGTTAAGTGTTAGTTCTCACGCTTGACTCTGTTATTAAGCAAGGGATTTCAATGGCAGTTGGATCATAATTCCCGAAGGAACTGCACCAGAGCCAGCCTCGTCCAACGCAGACTTATAGCATCGTTTAAGACATTTTTAAGCAGCATTGGATACCTTTTAAAAATTTAATTTCATCTTAAGCGAAACATAAACCTAGGGACAAGACACCCGTTTTTGAGACTAAAACAAGTGGCAAAGCCAGCTCTTATTTGCTGAAGAAACCGGGGTTTTTGTCCCTGAGTTCTAAAACTGTACCAGGGTTCTAGGCAAAGGCGTCAAATTCTCTTCAACCAACTTGGTAAAATGAGATACAAAACTTGGGGTGTTATGCAATTTACGGATGAGTAAAATTCGATTTAGGTATAAATGGGCTAAATACTACTAGCACATCCAGGCCAACCGAGGATAAATTGAAAGGGATAAAAGTTAGACTGGAACCCTTGTAACTTTGGCAAACCTTGCACCCAGCCCCATTCAAAACCTACCCCTCAATATGCCCCCAACTCTCTCTAATCTGTTAGAACAAGCTAACGAAGCCGCAAAACAAGAAGATTGGCAATTCGTGACCCAATGTTTGGAAAAACTAGCCACAACCCCAGGGACAGCTAGAGTCGAGTCTCTACCTGTCTCAACCGAAGAACCGAATGGGCGATCGCCCCATCTGAATCCCTCCTCCCTACTCGGTTTGGCGGATCAAGTCTTAGAATACGGTGATTTTCAACAACGATGGGAAGTCGCGAAAGTATTTCCCCGTTTGGGAACTGAGGCGATCGCCCCTCTGTTAGAGATTCTGGCTGATCCCGATGCAGAAGTGGAATTGCGATGGTTTGCGGGTCGAATCCTGGCGGAGTTCAATAGCCCCGAGGCGATCGCGGCCTTGATTGAATTACTCAATACTCAGGAAGAAGAAGAATTAAGCTCTATGGCAGCTACGGCACTGGCGCAAATGGGCGAACCGGCGATCGCGGCTTTAACTGAGCAGTTAGCCGACTCCACCTCCCGAGCATTAGCCGTGCGCTCTTTAGGGAAAATCCACAATCCCCAAATTATCGAACCCCTCTTGAGTGTGGTCAGCGATCGCGATCCCCAAGTGCGCGCTGAGGCAGTCGCCGCCTTGAATAGCTATGATGACCCGCGCATCCCCCTGGTCCTGGTGGAATCCATCCATGACTTCCATGCCTCGGTCCGTCGGGAAGCCACCATTGGCTTAGGATTATGCGCCATGCGACCCTCTTATAAAAATGATACCCAGGGCATCTACAAAGCGATCGCCTCGGAAATTGAGGAACTCCTGCGGGAGCGTTTGTGGGACTTTAACCCTAAAGTTGCCCATCAGGCAGCGATTTCCCTGGGACGGGTGGCAACGCCGAAAGCCGCAGCTTGTCTCAATGAAATTCTCGACTCTCCATCTGCCCCCATTCCCTTACAAATTAATGCGGTTCGCGCCTTAGCTTGGATGGGAACTCTCGAAGCCTTGGAGTATTTAGAAACCGCATTAGTCAGCCCAGAAAAGAATAGTTCTAGTCCCGAGGTGATTGCAGAAATTGTCTCCTTACTGGGGCGGATCGAAGTGCCACAGTTGAAGCCCAAAGCGGCGCAGATGCTGACCGAACTGTTAAACCGCAAGCCAAAAGTAGCCGGGAGAGACTCGATGCGGAGGGAACAAGCGATCGCCTCGGGGTTGGGTTATCTCGGACAAAAAACCAGCATAGCGCCACTGATTCAACTATTAGCCACCTCCGAGCCTGGGGTCCGGTTTCATGCGATCGCCGCCCTGAAAAAGATTGCGCCGGATCAAGCCTATCTGCAACTGCTGGATCTGTGCGATCAACCCACTGCCAGTCCCTCTCTCCAACAAGGGGTGGCGATCGCCTTGGAAGAATGGGTAAAAAGTTAGGGAATTTTGACAAGGGGCGATCGTCCTGGATTTGCCCTTGACCCATCCTCTGTAGACCTCTGTGGGCAAGGGATTCTCTTGTGAACACCCCTGATCCGTTCCACCCGGTCAAGGGATTTTTTCATGTAAATTTTGCATGAGTTTTAGGGCATTTACGCATGGACCCCGGGTTTTTTGCAGCGATCGCTACAAAACCCACCGCTTGAGGATGAGATTTGTTGGGAGATTAAGATGCCGTTAACAAAGGCGCGAATCTGAATCCAAACCGGATCAAGTCGGATTCGTTCCTAGAATTTCCTCAGACATTCCGGACTTATATTTAGGACTATCTGCAACTCATGGTGTCTCAACTCTCGTCAATCTTCATCCTGACTACCCCTCTGCTGTTGGGGTTCAACTTACTAGGCATCCGGGCGGTTGCGGGTGAACCCGTCCCCTTAAATCCTGCCTCTACCCCAGTCAGCGAACCTGTCGCCGGGGAACTCAACCTGGATCTATTCAACCCAGAACCCCCGGCGATCGTCCCCCCTTCCCTGGAAAATCTTGGGGATGAGGCGACTAACCTCATTCAACAAATTGAGTTCTATTCCCAAGCCGATTTAGATTTCGGTCCTTTAGAGCAAGTCAACTCAGTTTCCGAACTCACCGACGTCAGTCCCACAGACTGGGCTTTCCAAGCTCTCCAGAACCTAGCCTCCCAGTACAATTGTCTTTTGGGATATGGCGATAGCACTTTTCAGGGCAATCGGGCAATGACCCGCTATGAATTTGCCACCAGTTTAAACGCCTGTCTCGAAGTCATCACCAGTCGCATCAGTGAACTCGACTTAAACACCGGCGATCTTGACCTACTCACTCGCTTAACCCAGGACTTTTCTGCGGAACTTGCTACCCTCCGCAGTCGCGTAGACAACCTCGAACTGCGAACCGCTGAAATCGAAGCCAATCAGTTCTCCGCCACCACGAAACTCGCCGGTGAAGCCGCTTTCATCCTCGCCGATGCCTTTACAGACGATGCCGACCCGGAAGCCGTCTTAAGTAGTCGCGTTCGCCTCAACTTCGTCACCAGTTTTACCGGACGAGATAACCTCTTTACTCGCCTAGAAATGGGCAATATCGGCAACTCCTTTCAACCTGTCTTAGGGACGAATGAAGGGCGTTTTGCCTTTGATGGTGCGAACAACAACACCGTTACCCTCAACCGCTTGCACTATTTCTTTCCCGTCGGCGACAACTTAAGCGTCAGGATTTTCGCCAATGCCGGAGGTCATCAATTTTATGCCAATACCCTCAACCCCTTCTTAGAATCCGGTGGCGGTGCCACTGGCGCATTATCCCGCTTCGCCGAACGCAATCCAATTTATCGCTTTACCCTGGGCGGTTCCGGTTTAGGTGTTAAATATACCCCGGTCAATAATTTAGAAATTAACGTCGGTTACTTAGCCGGTGAAGCCAAAACTCCCATATCAGGAGCCGGTTTATTTAATGGCAACTATTCTGCCCTCGGACAGATTGTTTTTGGCAGCCGATTTCAGGTAGGTTTGACATACATTCATGCTTATGAAGGAACCTCTGCTCCCCGATTTGGTTACGGTGGAACTGGCACAAATTTAGGGAATCTTTCCCCGGCAGCGCTGAATCCCCTCAGTCCCTCCTTGCGAGCAACCCCGGTCGTTAGCAATTCCTACAGTGTCGATACGTCCTTCCGAATTACTCCGAATTTAATTGTCGGTGGGTGGATTGCTAAAACCGATGCGGAACTGATTGGAGTGGGAGATGCTGATATTTGGAATTATGCGGCTACCGTGGTTTTACCGGATTTAGGAACTCCCGGGTCTTTTGCCAGCTTAATTATCGGGGCAGAACCCCATTTAACGGCGCTAGATGTACCCGGCAATCCTGATTTTTCTAAAGATACTCCCTTTCATATTGAAGGGTTTTATAAGTATCAAATAACTCCCAATATTTCTCTAACTCCCGGGGTAATTTGGTTGACGTCTCCCAATCAAAATAACGATAACAGTGATGTTTTCATCGGGACATTCCGAACCACATTTACGTTTTAAATTACCCCAATCCTCACAGAGGGGCGAGCAGCACCGGAGCATTTAGGAGACTTTTTTACCCATAAAAATCCAACCCTTTTACATCCGGTCCCCTCTCCTTACCCAAGGGGAGGGGATGAAAGTGGGGTCTCATCTGGAAGAGATTTCACGGGTCAGTCCGATCGCCCAGGGGTTGTCCCCAACTCCCCTGCAATTCATCCCAATATCCACCGAAGGATAGAGACAATCCCTGAAAATCTGGTATCAATTTGTACGAAAAATTTGGGTTTTTTCAGGTAAGATAAAAAGTGCGGAAAAATATTATTTATCTCTCCATATATGCGCCTAGAGCAGTTACAAGCTTTTATGGCAATTGCTGATACGGGTAGCTTTCAACAAGCGGCCCGCCGATGCGGGGTCACCCAATCTACAATTAGCCGTCAAATCCAGTCTCTTGAAGCAGAATTGGGCTTGCCATTATTTCATCGCAGTGCTCAGGCCAAATTAACCTTGCCGGGAGAGCGATTTTTCCCCCATGCCCGCAAAATTTGTCAGGAATGGCAAACTGCACAAGAGGAACTAAGCAATTTATTAGAAGGGAAACAGCCAGAACTCTGCGTCGCGGCAATTCACTCGGTTTGTGCCTATTATTTACCTCCTATTTTACGAAAATTTTGTCGGCAGTATCCAGAGGTGCAGTTACGAGTGACGGCATTAGGCAGCGATCGCGCCTTAAAAGTCCTGAAAGATGGTCTCGTGGATCTGGCGATCGTCATGAATAACCGCCTCTTAACCTCTAGTGCAGAGATGGTCGTTGATATTCTCTACAATGAATCAATTCAAGTGTTAATGGCAGCCACTCATCCCCTAGCTCAATATGACCCCGTACCCTGGGAAGAATTAGCTCGGTATCCTCAAGTTGTCTTTAAAGATGGTTATGGAATGCAGCGGTTGGTTCAAGATATTTTTGCTAAATACAACCTAACCTTGCGGGCGGTGTTGGAGTTAAATACTCCCGATGCATTTCGGGGGGTTGTTCAGGAGGGGGACATGGTGGCGCTGTTGCCTGAATCGGCCTTAGTTGAAGCCCGTTACGACCCGAAACTTGCTATTCGCTCTCTACCCCCTGCGGCTCAACTGGATTCCCTTGCCACCCCCTCCCCATTGAATGGAATTTACCCGACATTGACCGGGGATTCTTGTTGGAATCGGCAAGTGGTGATTGTTACAACGAGCGATCGCCTCCAAATTCCCCCCATCCAACACTTTTGGCAACTGGTTCATGACTTTTTGCCGATCAAGGTTGCACCGGGTTAAAAAGTGGAATTTCTGCTCAATTTCTCTGATGTTCATTGGAACTCATTCCTCTTGTTCAAGAGACCTAACCCCCCAGCCCCCTTCCCACCTCTCCCCGGCCCTCCCCTAAGAGGGGAGGGAGGTAAGCGGAATAAATGTCTTTCCTGGAAGGGGGAGCCGGAAGGGGCTTACAAGAGTAGTTTTTTACGTTACCCCCGCCCCAAATTCCCTAGTTTATTCCCCCGTTTATTCACCCCCCTCTCAATCATGAGTACAGTGTTCAGAGAATTTGTTAAGAAAGTCGGCAGTGGTCCCCACACCAGCCAAAACCTCTCCCGCACAGAAGCAGCCGACGCAATGCGGATGATGCTTCTGGGTGAAGCGACCCCGGCACAAATCGGTGCATTTTTGATCGCTCATCGCATCAAGCGTCCGACGGGGGAAGAATTGGCGGGGATGCTGGATGCCTATGACGAAATCGGGCCGAAACTCGGAGCGATCGCCACCTCATCCCCGGTGATGGTTTGGGGATGTCCCTATGATGGGCGATCGCGAACTGCACCTGTCACCGTTCTCAGTGCCATCCTCCTCGCCAGTTACGGTCAACCTATACTCCTCCACGGCGGAGATCGAATGCCGACTAAGTACGGTATCCCTTTTGTGGAGATTTGGGATACCTTGGGGGTAAACTGGCGAACCCTTGAACTCAAACAAGTCCACTCTGTCTTGCAAGCAACGGGAGTGGGATTTGTCTATCTTCCCAAACAGTTTCCCGAGGCGGCAAGTCTGGTTCCCTACCGGGATCAACTGGGGAAACGACCCCCAGTCGCCACCTTAGAACTGATTTGGTCTCCCTATGCAGGCGATCGCCATCTCGTCGCCGGGTTCGTCCATCCCCCCACTGAACTGATGTTTCGCGATGCTTTAGGATTACGGGGGGACTCCCGCTTGACCACGGTCAAAGGATTAGAAGGCAGTTGCGATTTACCTCGCGAACGCACCGCCATTATCGGATATAGCAATCCCTCCGAGACTTCCCCCCCACCTGCTGCCTCCGAGTCTGACCCTCCCCATGCCGACCCGTTCGCGCGCCTGCTTCTGCATCCTCGGGACTACGGATTTACCCCGGAAAATGTCCCGTTCCAATCCGAGGCATTCCCGGCCCAAATGCAAGGAGTCCTCCAGGGTGAACCTAGCGAACTCATGGAGTCTGCTGTGTGGAGTGGCGGGTTTTACCTCTGGCATTGTGGGGTTGCGGGGGACCTCAGCAGCGGCATTACTCAAGCACGGGAAGGGTTTAAGAGTGGTCGAGTTGCTGCTAAACTCCAGGAAATTACTCAAGCGGTGAGTTCGCGATCGGTTTTGGATTAGTCATTTGTCATTTGTCATTTGTCATTTGTCCTTAAAACCTAGCCCTGTCAAGGTGGTAAATTTAATGACCCCAAATCCTTATTTCTTGTCGGAGTAAATGCGCAGGCCCAATTCAGGGCGTAAATTTAATGACGAAAAATCGTTATTTTTAGTAGGGGCGTATTGCATACGCCCAAAAGAGGGCGTATGCAATACGCCCCTACAATCTACACACCTTGACAGGGCTAGTCTTAAAACCCTACTAAATAATGATGAGCGAATCCAGTCCCAGCAATCCCCAACTCGCAGCCCTTATCCTCGCGGGAGGCAAAAGTTCTCGCATGGGGGAAGATAAAGCGCAAATCCTTTGGGAGGGGAAGCCCCTACTCCAGCGCGTCTGTGAAGTGGCCTGTCACTGTGCATCCCAGGTTTATTACATCACCCCTTGGCCGGAACGGTATGAGTCCATGCTGAGTCCGGAACATCTCTCGGGACGGACGGTCCAGGCTTTGCCAGAGACGGATCACAAAAAGGGTCCTTTAGGGGCTCTTTCGGAAGGGTTGAGTCAGATTGAGGCGGAGTGGGTGTTGTTGTTAGCCTGTGATTTACCGTTATTAGATCCGGCGATCGTCCAACAGTGGGCCACTCAACTGCCCCATTTACCCCCAGAGAGTCTGGCCCTTGTGCCAAAGCAGGGAACCCTTTGGCATCCGATGTGTGGATTTTACCGGCGATCGGCTTTAGAACCATTGCGGCAGTTTCTGGAGGAAGGGGGGCGATCGTTTCAACGGTGGTTACCCCAGATTGGGGCTACTCCCCTGGAGGTAGGCACTGCGGAATTCCGGATGTTGAGAAATTTTAATACCCCTGGGGATTTGCACGCCCCTAGTCCGGAGTAGCTTCCGGATTGTCGCCCTGGAGAACTCTGGGAGAGGTTTGGAGGGATAATCACCTTTACTCCTGGGAGAGAAGACTGGAGAATGAGTTTATTTCCTGAAAAATTATCCGTTCGATGATAAATTATCGGGAGGATCCGAGAGCGGATCCTCCCCCGGATCTAAGCCGTTAAATCTGGGAATAATTCTTTGGAAAGATTTTAGGATACTTGCTTATAATTTGTAGAGGAATCTTTACGATTCTCTACATGGTTCTTTATGAACCGTAATCAACCCAGTCTTTCAAAATTTTGAACCATGCCCCGGATACTCGTCATTGACGATGACCCTGCAATCTCGGAATTAGTCGCCGTTAATCTGGAGATGGCTGGCTATGAAGTCAGTCAAGCCGAAGATGGCATCAAAGGTCAAGCGCTTGCGCTGCAACTGATCCCCGATTTAATCATGCTCGATTTGATGCTGCCTCGGGTGGATGGATTCACCGTATGTCAACGGCTTCGTCGTGATGAGCGTACAGCCGATATACCCGTCCTGATGCTGACAGCTTTAGGTCAAACCCATGATAAGGTCGAAGGTTTCAATGCAGGCGCTGATGATTACCTGACTAAACCCTTTGAAGTTGAAGAAATGCTTGCACGGGTGAGAGCCTTGTTGCGACGCACCGATCGCATTCCCCAAGCCGCCAAACACGCGGAGATTCTCAACTATGGACCCCTGACCCTCGTCCCAGAACGCTTTGAAGCCATTTGGTTTGATCGCAGCGTCAAGCTGACTCATTTGGAATTTGAACTGTTGCACTGCTTGTTGCAACGTCACGGCCAAACGGTCTCTCCCAGTGAAATTCTCAAAGAAGTATGGGGATATGACCCCGATGATGATATCGAAACGATCCGGGTTCATGTTAGACATCTAAGGACGAAACTCGAACCCGATCCTCGACATCCTCGCTACATTAAAACGGTTTATGGTGCCGGTTAT includes:
- a CDS encoding iron uptake porin, whose translation is MVSQLSSIFILTTPLLLGFNLLGIRAVAGEPVPLNPASTPVSEPVAGELNLDLFNPEPPAIVPPSLENLGDEATNLIQQIEFYSQADLDFGPLEQVNSVSELTDVSPTDWAFQALQNLASQYNCLLGYGDSTFQGNRAMTRYEFATSLNACLEVITSRISELDLNTGDLDLLTRLTQDFSAELATLRSRVDNLELRTAEIEANQFSATTKLAGEAAFILADAFTDDADPEAVLSSRVRLNFVTSFTGRDNLFTRLEMGNIGNSFQPVLGTNEGRFAFDGANNNTVTLNRLHYFFPVGDNLSVRIFANAGGHQFYANTLNPFLESGGGATGALSRFAERNPIYRFTLGGSGLGVKYTPVNNLEINVGYLAGEAKTPISGAGLFNGNYSALGQIVFGSRFQVGLTYIHAYEGTSAPRFGYGGTGTNLGNLSPAALNPLSPSLRATPVVSNSYSVDTSFRITPNLIVGGWIAKTDAELIGVGDADIWNYAATVVLPDLGTPGSFASLIIGAEPHLTALDVPGNPDFSKDTPFHIEGFYKYQITPNISLTPGVIWLTSPNQNNDNSDVFIGTFRTTFTF
- a CDS encoding anthranilate phosphoribosyltransferase family protein translates to MSTVFREFVKKVGSGPHTSQNLSRTEAADAMRMMLLGEATPAQIGAFLIAHRIKRPTGEELAGMLDAYDEIGPKLGAIATSSPVMVWGCPYDGRSRTAPVTVLSAILLASYGQPILLHGGDRMPTKYGIPFVEIWDTLGVNWRTLELKQVHSVLQATGVGFVYLPKQFPEAASLVPYRDQLGKRPPVATLELIWSPYAGDRHLVAGFVHPPTELMFRDALGLRGDSRLTTVKGLEGSCDLPRERTAIIGYSNPSETSPPPAASESDPPHADPFARLLLHPRDYGFTPENVPFQSEAFPAQMQGVLQGEPSELMESAVWSGGFYLWHCGVAGDLSSGITQAREGFKSGRVAAKLQEITQAVSSRSVLD
- a CDS encoding response regulator transcription factor, which encodes MPRILVIDDDPAISELVAVNLEMAGYEVSQAEDGIKGQALALQLIPDLIMLDLMLPRVDGFTVCQRLRRDERTADIPVLMLTALGQTHDKVEGFNAGADDYLTKPFEVEEMLARVRALLRRTDRIPQAAKHAEILNYGPLTLVPERFEAIWFDRSVKLTHLEFELLHCLLQRHGQTVSPSEILKEVWGYDPDDDIETIRVHVRHLRTKLEPDPRHPRYIKTVYGAGYCLELPNTAPANENPQAV
- a CDS encoding molybdenum cofactor guanylyltransferase, giving the protein MMSESSPSNPQLAALILAGGKSSRMGEDKAQILWEGKPLLQRVCEVACHCASQVYYITPWPERYESMLSPEHLSGRTVQALPETDHKKGPLGALSEGLSQIEAEWVLLLACDLPLLDPAIVQQWATQLPHLPPESLALVPKQGTLWHPMCGFYRRSALEPLRQFLEEGGRSFQRWLPQIGATPLEVGTAEFRMLRNFNTPGDLHAPSPE
- a CDS encoding LysR family transcriptional regulator produces the protein MRLEQLQAFMAIADTGSFQQAARRCGVTQSTISRQIQSLEAELGLPLFHRSAQAKLTLPGERFFPHARKICQEWQTAQEELSNLLEGKQPELCVAAIHSVCAYYLPPILRKFCRQYPEVQLRVTALGSDRALKVLKDGLVDLAIVMNNRLLTSSAEMVVDILYNESIQVLMAATHPLAQYDPVPWEELARYPQVVFKDGYGMQRLVQDIFAKYNLTLRAVLELNTPDAFRGVVQEGDMVALLPESALVEARYDPKLAIRSLPPAAQLDSLATPSPLNGIYPTLTGDSCWNRQVVIVTTSDRLQIPPIQHFWQLVHDFLPIKVAPG